Proteins encoded within one genomic window of Halorussus salilacus:
- a CDS encoding amidohydrolase family protein, which yields MLELEHRFRVVDVHARLNADAGGVQTRGRAISPDRLEREMHQAGVVRSVVFPGPRPEGSYVSANNAVARRSVDRPFLAFARIDGPRDPGETASSRLRNLTARRQEHHTSPEDVEQYAYDDRFHGFKLDPVEDGLPDEETLDQLEDVDLPVLVHGGEGYPPAAVADTLLSRSFPVVLAHFGGHPLNRELMTDAIDLLERHDECYLDTSYVRYRDLLERAVMEHPDRVLFGSGAPSSHPNVAVMEILTLDVPEDAMRKVFDKNPSRVIDGLARDGE from the coding sequence ATGCTGGAGTTGGAGCACCGGTTTCGGGTGGTGGACGTTCACGCCCGCCTGAACGCCGACGCGGGCGGGGTCCAGACACGCGGTCGGGCCATCAGCCCCGACCGACTGGAGCGGGAGATGCACCAGGCGGGGGTCGTGCGGTCGGTCGTGTTCCCCGGGCCGCGTCCCGAGGGGAGCTACGTGAGCGCGAACAACGCCGTCGCGCGCCGCAGCGTCGACCGCCCGTTCCTCGCGTTCGCCCGCATCGACGGGCCGCGCGACCCGGGCGAGACAGCCTCCTCACGGCTCCGGAATCTGACCGCCCGCAGGCAAGAACACCACACGTCCCCCGAGGACGTCGAACAGTACGCCTACGACGACCGCTTCCACGGATTCAAGCTCGACCCGGTCGAGGACGGGCTTCCCGACGAGGAGACCCTCGACCAACTGGAGGACGTGGACCTGCCGGTGCTCGTCCACGGCGGCGAGGGCTACCCGCCCGCGGCGGTCGCCGACACCCTCCTGTCGCGGTCGTTTCCCGTCGTCCTCGCCCACTTCGGGGGCCACCCGCTGAACCGCGAGTTGATGACCGACGCCATCGACCTGCTGGAGCGCCACGACGAGTGCTACCTCGACACCAGTTACGTCCGCTACCGAGACCTGCTGGAACGGGCGGTGATGGAACACCCCGACCGGGTGCTGTTCGGGAGCGGCGCGCCCAGTTCCCACCCCAACGTCGCGGTGATGGAGATACTCACCCTCGACGTGCCCGAGGACGCGATGCGGAAGGTCTTCGACAAGAACCCGTCCCGCGTCATCGACGGCCTCGCGCGCGACGGAGAGTAG
- a CDS encoding DUF7344 domain-containing protein, which translates to MDPTVGRPTSRGTVETNGDFKSRNGRERNPGLRERSTYDDAMVAGNDRPVVHERIGDSCDLLASAHRRCALYALREDGPATVDELAEVIVAAGIADDRDRAVASLAHTHLPKLDEYDVVNYDREGGVVALDDGVERLRPLLEATARLETESSQWSPEEVGNWSVT; encoded by the coding sequence ATGGACCCGACTGTCGGGCGGCCGACGAGTCGCGGAACGGTCGAAACGAACGGTGATTTTAAGTCCCGGAACGGCCGGGAGCGAAACCCGGGCTTAAGAGAGCGCTCGACCTACGACGACGCGATGGTAGCTGGCAACGACCGACCGGTGGTTCACGAGCGGATCGGCGACTCGTGCGACCTGCTCGCGAGCGCGCATCGACGATGCGCGCTCTACGCCCTCCGAGAGGACGGCCCCGCGACGGTCGACGAACTCGCAGAGGTCATCGTCGCCGCGGGAATCGCCGACGACCGCGACCGCGCGGTCGCGTCGCTCGCCCACACCCACCTCCCCAAGCTCGACGAATACGACGTAGTGAACTACGACCGCGAGGGCGGCGTGGTCGCGCTCGACGACGGCGTCGAACGGTTGCGACCGTTGCTCGAAGCGACCGCGCGTCTAGAGACCGAGTCGAGTCAGTGGTCGCCCGAAGAAGTCGGTAACTGGAGCGTCACGTAA
- a CDS encoding helix-turn-helix domain-containing protein — protein sequence MTVIADFRLETPVLRAALAAVPEMDVVLEQQTSRGSKPFALTFWASGGDFETFESELADDPTVSGSRLLAELDDERLYQVELDEDGEELMTYHCWADLGAVFLSAERVGDGWRTRIRFPDRESLRRYASYCEEKGLTFDLRQLYAAGGEAGDSLGLTDRQFETLRTATEMGYFEVPRKAELEDLAAVLGVSRQAVSERLRRATEALVRATISLDEPGESADDGEG from the coding sequence ATGACCGTCATCGCCGACTTCCGCCTTGAGACGCCCGTCCTCCGGGCGGCGCTCGCCGCGGTCCCGGAGATGGACGTGGTCCTCGAACAGCAGACCTCGCGGGGGTCCAAGCCGTTCGCGCTGACCTTCTGGGCGTCGGGCGGCGACTTCGAGACGTTCGAGTCGGAGCTGGCCGACGACCCCACCGTCTCGGGGTCGCGGCTCCTCGCGGAACTCGACGACGAGCGCCTGTACCAGGTCGAACTGGACGAGGACGGCGAAGAGCTCATGACCTACCACTGCTGGGCCGACCTCGGCGCGGTGTTCCTCTCCGCCGAGCGGGTCGGCGACGGGTGGCGCACCCGAATCCGGTTCCCCGACCGCGAGAGCCTCCGGCGGTACGCCTCCTACTGCGAGGAGAAGGGGCTGACCTTCGACCTCCGGCAGTTGTACGCCGCCGGGGGAGAGGCCGGAGACTCGCTCGGGCTGACCGACCGCCAGTTCGAGACCCTCCGCACCGCGACCGAGATGGGCTACTTCGAGGTGCCCCGGAAGGCCGAACTCGAGGACCTCGCGGCGGTCCTGGGGGTCTCTCGGCAGGCCGTCTCCGAGCGCCTCCGCCGGGCGACCGAGGCGCTGGTCCGCGCGACCATCTCTCTGGACGAACCGGGGGAGTCCGCGGACGACGGGGAAGGGTGA
- the thsA gene encoding thermosome subunit alpha: MGGRPVFILSDDAERTTGRDAQTSNIAAGKAVSEAVRTTLGPRGMDKMLVSDTGDVTITNDGATILETMDIEHPAAQMIVEVAAAQEEEVGDGTTTAAVLAGELLSKAEDLLDDDVHPTTIVEGYARARDIALEAVDDGVLDEELDDDLLRTVAESSMTGKGTGDVTTERLAEVVVDAIRHVEDDEGVARDDVRVHTQTGSSSSATELVAGVISDAEPAHANMPREVAEATVAVVDEKLGVRETEIDAEYSVESVDQLTAAMDAEERELRGYADALADAGVDVAFVTESVEDRVAAHLADAGILAFEDVDDDEARAIASATGASRTGDVDDLEDADLGRVDAVRVRSFGDEDLAFVEGGAAAEAVTVLVRGGTEHVVDELERALADALDVVTAALDEGGVVPGAGATEITVADRVREAAAGIEGREQLAVEAFADAVDVLPRTLAANTGMDPIDGLVDLRSANEEDPGRAGIIATGQHGEVGDPVEAGVLDPAAVKREAIESATEAATMIARIDDVIAAE, encoded by the coding sequence ATGGGAGGACGACCGGTATTCATCCTGAGCGACGACGCCGAGCGAACCACAGGCAGGGACGCCCAGACATCGAACATCGCCGCCGGGAAGGCGGTCAGCGAGGCGGTACGCACCACGCTCGGGCCGCGCGGGATGGACAAGATGCTCGTCTCGGACACGGGCGACGTCACCATCACGAACGACGGCGCGACCATTCTAGAGACGATGGACATCGAGCATCCCGCCGCCCAGATGATCGTCGAGGTCGCCGCCGCACAGGAGGAGGAGGTCGGCGACGGCACCACGACCGCGGCGGTGCTGGCGGGCGAACTCCTCTCGAAGGCCGAGGATCTCCTCGACGACGACGTGCATCCGACGACCATCGTGGAGGGGTACGCCCGGGCCCGCGACATCGCGCTGGAGGCCGTCGACGACGGCGTCCTCGACGAGGAGCTCGACGACGACCTCCTCCGGACGGTCGCCGAGTCCAGCATGACCGGCAAGGGGACCGGCGACGTGACCACCGAGCGACTCGCCGAGGTCGTCGTGGACGCCATCCGCCACGTCGAGGACGACGAGGGCGTGGCCCGCGACGACGTGCGGGTCCACACCCAGACCGGCTCCTCGTCGTCGGCGACCGAGCTCGTGGCGGGCGTCATCAGCGACGCCGAGCCCGCCCACGCCAACATGCCCCGCGAGGTCGCCGAGGCGACCGTCGCGGTCGTCGACGAGAAGCTCGGCGTGCGCGAGACCGAGATCGACGCCGAGTACAGCGTCGAGAGCGTCGACCAGCTCACGGCCGCGATGGACGCCGAGGAGCGCGAGCTCCGCGGGTACGCCGACGCGCTCGCCGACGCGGGCGTCGACGTCGCCTTCGTCACCGAGTCGGTCGAGGACCGCGTGGCCGCCCACCTCGCCGACGCGGGCATCCTCGCGTTCGAGGACGTGGACGACGACGAGGCCCGCGCCATCGCGTCGGCGACCGGCGCGAGCCGGACCGGCGACGTCGACGACCTCGAAGACGCCGACCTCGGCCGGGTCGACGCCGTCCGGGTCCGGAGCTTCGGCGACGAGGACCTCGCGTTCGTGGAGGGCGGCGCGGCCGCCGAGGCGGTCACGGTGCTCGTCCGGGGCGGCACCGAACACGTCGTCGACGAACTCGAACGCGCGCTCGCCGACGCCCTCGACGTCGTGACCGCGGCGCTCGACGAAGGCGGCGTGGTGCCCGGCGCGGGCGCGACCGAGATCACGGTCGCCGACCGGGTCCGCGAGGCGGCCGCGGGCATCGAGGGACGCGAACAGCTCGCGGTCGAGGCGTTCGCCGACGCGGTCGACGTGCTCCCCCGTACCCTCGCGGCGAACACGGGCATGGACCCCATCGACGGCCTCGTCGACCTCCGGTCGGCCAACGAGGAGGACCCGGGCCGCGCGGGCATCATCGCCACCGGCCAGCACGGCGAGGTCGGCGACCCCGTCGAAGCGGGCGTCCTCGACCCCGCGGCGGTCAAGCGCGAGGCGATAGAGAGCGCGACCGAGGCCGCGACGATGATCGCCCGCATCGACGACGTGATCGCCGCGGAGTGA